A part of Magnetospirillum sp. ME-1 genomic DNA contains:
- a CDS encoding methyl-accepting chemotaxis protein has product MQNLSSVSKAIRAAWIAVGIAGALAILALILQNWVAAGMAVILAVAAWMPIQHLARTNTSIEKAVKVCQGAANGNLGVRIMDIRGSGNLAVMLRSINRLLDLTEAYCRESQAAMEHANQRQYFRKIIQTGLRGDFARYAGIINASLDLMKQRDAEALDFAEQKVRVLVQEVSSASTQLRQSSDRLMNNATQTVSQAMTSAAAAEEASVNVQSVAGAAEELAASFGEINMQTTRATAISSEAMVTAQRTDETVRDLGNAAAQIGSVLSLIQDIASQTNLLALNATIEAARAGEAGKGFAVVANEVKTLANQTARATEEISTHVSQIQLASEGAAAAIREIAQIVGTIQETSTAVAGAVEEQNAVTMEISRNVQEAATGTASVSEAVAYVKDTAETTDQEAKDISAAAASLARRADDLELQINGFIAKIKGQAA; this is encoded by the coding sequence ATGCAGAATTTGTCCTCGGTCTCTAAGGCCATCCGCGCCGCCTGGATCGCCGTCGGCATCGCAGGCGCTCTCGCAATCCTCGCCCTGATCCTGCAGAACTGGGTGGCCGCCGGCATGGCCGTCATCCTGGCGGTCGCCGCCTGGATGCCCATCCAGCACCTGGCCCGCACCAACACCAGCATCGAGAAGGCGGTGAAGGTCTGCCAGGGTGCCGCCAACGGCAATCTCGGCGTGCGCATCATGGATATCCGGGGCAGCGGCAATCTGGCCGTCATGCTGCGCTCCATCAACCGCCTGCTGGACCTGACCGAGGCCTATTGCCGCGAGTCCCAGGCCGCCATGGAACACGCCAACCAGCGCCAGTACTTCCGCAAGATCATCCAGACCGGCCTTCGGGGCGATTTCGCCCGCTATGCCGGCATCATCAACGCCTCGCTGGACCTGATGAAGCAACGTGACGCCGAGGCGCTGGACTTCGCCGAGCAGAAGGTGCGCGTCCTGGTCCAGGAGGTCTCGTCGGCCTCGACCCAGTTGCGGCAAAGCTCGGACCGCCTGATGAACAACGCCACCCAGACGGTGAGCCAGGCCATGACCTCGGCGGCCGCCGCCGAGGAGGCCTCGGTCAACGTCCAGTCGGTGGCCGGTGCCGCCGAGGAGCTGGCCGCGTCGTTCGGCGAGATCAACATGCAGACCACCCGGGCCACCGCCATCTCGTCGGAAGCCATGGTCACCGCCCAGCGCACCGACGAAACCGTCCGCGATCTCGGCAACGCCGCCGCCCAGATCGGCAGCGTGCTGTCGCTGATCCAGGACATCGCGTCGCAGACCAACCTGCTGGCGCTCAACGCCACCATCGAGGCGGCCCGCGCCGGTGAAGCCGGCAAGGGCTTCGCCGTCGTCGCCAACGAGGTCAAGACCCTGGCCAACCAGACGGCGCGTGCCACCGAAGAGATCTCCACCCATGTCAGCCAGATTCAGCTGGCCTCGGAAGGTGCGGCCGCCGCCATCCGCGAGATCGCCCAGATCGTCGGCACCATTCAGGAGACCTCGACCGCCGTGGCCGGCGCCGTCGAGGAGCAGAACGCGGTGACCATGGAAATTTCGCGCAATGTCCAGGAGGCCGCCACCGGCACCGCCTCGGTGTCGGAAGCGGTGGCCTATGTGAAGGACACCGCCGAGACCACCGACCAGGAAGCCAAGGACATCTCGGCCGCCGCCGCCAGTCTGGCCCGGCGCGCCGACGACCTGGAACTCCAGATCAACGGCTTCATCGCCAAGATCAAGGGCCAGGCCGCCTGA
- a CDS encoding NAD(P)H-dependent glycerol-3-phosphate dehydrogenase — translation MNRIGVIGGGAWGTALALTARRAGRDVVLWAREPLVVEVINTRHVNPDFLPDVDLDPGLRATGDLAEVAECDAVLLVSPAQHLRAAARALAPHWRAGVPAVICAKGIELATCALMADAVTAELPHAPIAVLSGPTFAIEVARGLPTAITLACADAELGRKLVDALGTSTFRPYLSDDLVGAQIGGAVKNVLAIACGIVEGRGLGDNARAALITRGLAELTRLAMAKGGRPETLMGLSGLGDLILTASSTQSRNYSLGFALGQGRALADILGERHSVTEGVYSAGAVVDMAGRLGVEMPISAAVDAVINKGQSLDEAIRALLSRPFRNEGL, via the coding sequence ATGAACAGAATCGGTGTGATCGGCGGAGGGGCCTGGGGCACGGCATTGGCGCTGACCGCCCGCCGGGCGGGGCGCGACGTGGTGCTGTGGGCCCGCGAGCCCCTTGTGGTCGAGGTCATCAACACCCGCCACGTCAATCCCGACTTCCTGCCGGACGTCGATCTCGACCCTGGCCTGCGCGCCACCGGCGACCTGGCCGAAGTGGCGGAGTGCGACGCCGTGCTGCTGGTGTCGCCCGCCCAGCATCTGCGCGCCGCCGCCCGCGCCCTGGCGCCCCATTGGCGTGCCGGCGTTCCCGCCGTCATCTGCGCCAAGGGCATCGAGCTGGCCACCTGCGCCCTGATGGCCGACGCCGTCACCGCCGAGTTGCCCCATGCCCCCATCGCCGTGCTGTCGGGTCCCACCTTCGCCATCGAGGTGGCCAGGGGCCTGCCCACCGCCATCACCCTGGCCTGCGCCGATGCGGAGCTGGGGCGCAAGCTGGTGGACGCGCTGGGCACGTCCACCTTCCGGCCCTATCTCTCCGATGATCTGGTGGGCGCCCAGATCGGCGGCGCGGTGAAGAACGTGCTGGCCATCGCCTGCGGCATCGTCGAAGGCCGCGGCCTGGGCGACAATGCGCGCGCCGCCCTGATCACCCGCGGGCTGGCCGAGCTGACCCGTCTGGCCATGGCCAAGGGCGGCCGTCCCGAGACCCTGATGGGGCTGTCGGGATTGGGCGACCTGATCCTTACCGCATCCTCCACCCAGTCGCGCAACTACTCGCTGGGCTTCGCGCTGGGCCAGGGCCGCGCCCTGGCCGACATCCTGGGCGAGCGCCATTCGGTGACCGAGGGCGTCTACAGCGCCGGGGCCGTGGTGGACATGGCCGGGCGCCTGGGCGTCGAGATGCCCATCTCGGCGGCGGTGGACGCGGTGATCAACAAGGGCCAAAGTCTGGACGAGGCCATCCGCGCCCTGCTGTCGCGCCCGTTCCGCAACGAAGGACTATAG
- a CDS encoding glycine zipper 2TM domain-containing protein, protein MRKTAFALCALAALAGCAENPTEGQVWGTGAGAVIGGGIGRAAALGAPHLASTFTPVGAVAGAAAGYMIGGWFDPHANRLWSAATIEAAETGKDVYWAERGLEGSVIPLGKDWTDGGGRWCRRLAQTARRTGEAADSYSREVVACRLHEATWEVVAPAEDDPKG, encoded by the coding sequence ATGCGCAAGACCGCCTTCGCCCTTTGCGCCCTCGCCGCGCTTGCGGGCTGCGCCGAGAATCCCACCGAGGGCCAGGTGTGGGGGACCGGGGCCGGCGCGGTCATCGGCGGCGGCATCGGGCGGGCGGCGGCGCTGGGCGCGCCCCATCTGGCGTCGACCTTCACGCCGGTGGGCGCCGTGGCCGGCGCCGCCGCCGGCTATATGATCGGCGGCTGGTTCGATCCCCACGCCAACCGTCTGTGGTCGGCGGCCACCATCGAGGCGGCCGAGACCGGCAAGGATGTGTACTGGGCCGAGCGCGGCCTTGAAGGCTCGGTCATTCCGCTGGGCAAGGACTGGACCGATGGCGGCGGGCGCTGGTGCCGGCGGCTGGCCCAGACGGCGCGGCGCACGGGCGAGGCGGCGGATTCCTATTCCCGCGAGGTGGTGGCCTGCCGGCTCCACGAGGCCACCTGGGAGGTGGTCGCTCCGGCCGAGGACGACCCCAAGGGCTGA
- the ihfB gene encoding integration host factor subunit beta: MTKSELIARLAEANPHLYQRDVERIVTTIFDEIASALARGDRVELRGFGAFSVKKRDPRTGRNPRTGETVSVEGKAVPFFKTGKQLREKLNVGGGS, from the coding sequence ATGACCAAGTCGGAGCTGATCGCCCGTCTGGCCGAGGCCAACCCCCATCTCTACCAGCGGGATGTGGAGCGCATCGTCACCACCATCTTCGACGAGATCGCTTCGGCGCTGGCCCGGGGCGACCGGGTCGAACTGCGCGGCTTCGGGGCTTTCTCGGTGAAGAAGCGCGATCCGCGCACCGGCCGCAACCCCCGCACCGGCGAGACGGTGTCGGTGGAGGGCAAGGCGGTTCCCTTCTTCAAGACCGGCAAGCAGCTGCGCGAGAAGCTCAACGTCGGCGGCGGCTCGTGA
- a CDS encoding lipopolysaccharide assembly protein LapA domain-containing protein — protein sequence MRLLAWIIGLPLAVLVTVFAVANRAEIRFDLWPLPFGVDLPAYLAVLVPLALGLAAGFLLGWASGLRARLRAGSLRRQLDAIEKNQSQA from the coding sequence GTGAGGCTGCTCGCCTGGATAATCGGTCTGCCCCTGGCCGTGCTGGTGACGGTGTTCGCCGTCGCCAACCGGGCGGAGATTCGTTTCGACCTGTGGCCCCTGCCCTTCGGCGTGGACCTGCCCGCCTATCTGGCGGTGCTGGTGCCGCTGGCCTTGGGCCTTGCCGCCGGTTTCCTGCTGGGGTGGGCATCGGGGCTGAGGGCTCGGCTCCGCGCCGGTTCCCTGCGGCGTCAGCTGGACGCCATCGAAAAAAACCAGTCTCAAGCTTGA
- the pyrF gene encoding orotidine-5'-phosphate decarboxylase, with protein sequence MTNPVYVAIDTTEAARAIALAERLKGLVGGFKLGLEYFTANGPAGMEAVSGLGMPLFVDLKLHDIPNTVAAAMKGVVRLEAAITTIHASGGAAMIRAAVDSANDEAAKLGVAPPAVVAVTVLTSLDQEGAEQVGFERPVLDQVKRLAALAQESGAAGIVCSPLEVDAVRALCGPDFKLVIPGIRPAWSEAGDQKRFLTPAEARAKGADVLVIGRPITGAADPAEAAGRIKAELGL encoded by the coding sequence GTGACCAATCCCGTTTATGTCGCCATCGACACCACCGAGGCCGCCCGCGCCATCGCCCTTGCCGAACGCCTGAAGGGGCTGGTCGGCGGCTTCAAGCTGGGCCTGGAATACTTCACCGCCAACGGACCGGCCGGCATGGAAGCGGTGTCGGGTCTCGGCATGCCGCTGTTCGTTGATCTCAAGCTGCACGACATTCCCAATACCGTGGCCGCCGCCATGAAGGGCGTGGTCCGGCTCGAGGCCGCCATCACCACCATTCACGCCTCGGGCGGGGCCGCCATGATCCGCGCCGCCGTGGACTCCGCCAATGACGAGGCCGCTAAGCTCGGCGTCGCGCCGCCCGCCGTGGTGGCGGTGACCGTGCTGACCAGCCTGGACCAGGAAGGGGCCGAACAGGTGGGCTTCGAGCGCCCGGTGCTGGACCAGGTCAAGCGTCTGGCCGCCCTGGCCCAGGAAAGCGGGGCCGCCGGCATCGTCTGCTCGCCGCTGGAGGTGGACGCGGTGCGCGCGCTCTGCGGTCCCGACTTCAAGCTGGTGATCCCCGGCATCCGCCCCGCCTGGAGCGAGGCCGGCGACCAGAAGCGCTTCCTCACCCCCGCCGAGGCCCGCGCCAAGGGGGCCGACGTGCTGGTGATCGGGCGGCCCATCACCGGCGCCGCCGACCCGGCCGAGGCCGCCGGCCGGATCAAGGCCGAACTGGGGCTTTAG
- a CDS encoding phosphoribosylanthranilate isomerase, which yields MPVEVKICGIIDEEAMDAAIEGGADYVGLVFFAKSPRNVTPDRAAELVEFTPGDVTKVGLFVDPDDATLDSVLTRVRLDLLQLHGSETPERVEAIRLEYGLPVMKVLSVSEAADLDAAEPYLAVADRLLFDAKPPKGALLPGGNAVSFDWTILAGRKWGLPWMLAGGLTLANVAEAIRISGAPCVDVSSGVESAPGIKDAEKINAFIKAARGE from the coding sequence ATGCCGGTCGAGGTCAAGATCTGCGGCATCATCGACGAAGAGGCCATGGATGCTGCCATCGAGGGGGGCGCCGATTACGTCGGGCTGGTGTTCTTTGCCAAAAGCCCGCGCAACGTCACTCCCGACCGCGCCGCCGAGCTGGTGGAGTTCACGCCGGGCGACGTGACCAAGGTGGGCCTGTTCGTCGATCCCGACGACGCCACCCTGGATTCCGTGCTGACCCGGGTGCGGCTCGACCTGCTGCAACTGCACGGGAGCGAGACGCCGGAGCGGGTGGAGGCCATCCGCCTGGAATACGGCCTGCCGGTGATGAAGGTGCTGTCGGTGTCCGAAGCCGCCGATCTCGATGCCGCCGAGCCCTATCTGGCGGTGGCCGACCGCCTGCTGTTCGACGCCAAGCCGCCCAAGGGCGCCCTGCTGCCCGGCGGCAACGCGGTCAGCTTCGACTGGACTATCCTCGCGGGCCGCAAATGGGGCCTGCCGTGGATGCTGGCCGGCGGCCTGACGCTCGCCAACGTGGCCGAGGCCATCCGCATCAGCGGCGCGCCCTGCGTCGATGTCTCGTCGGGCGTGGAAAGCGCGCCGGGCATCAAGGACGCGGAAAAGATCAACGCCTTCATCAAAGCGGCGCGGGGCGAATAA
- a CDS encoding sensor domain-containing diguanylate cyclase, producing MPTSRNTESAHVFAVRLMQHLVVPTFVLNAERRVIIWNKACERLTGVAAHEVIGTSDHWRAFYDEERYCLADLVALGRPESMDELYVTHTEPSDCSHGLRAENWCVMPQVKKRLYLAVDAGPIFDEDGNLLAVVETLRDQTEQKLAQMALQSLAVKDGLTGLANRRSFDEKLEAEWLHNQREGTSMAVLLVDVDHFKLYNDTYGHQKGDSCLKAVASALGEQVFRPSDLAARYGGEEFAVIMPNTGLDGALHVAERIRDAVLALAMPHGASLTADCVTLSIGAAAFVPTEEHRAEDLVAAADAALYRAKHQGRNRVVSTDRIEELAEA from the coding sequence GTGCCCACCTCGCGCAATACCGAATCCGCGCACGTCTTCGCCGTGCGCCTGATGCAGCATCTTGTCGTCCCCACCTTCGTGCTCAACGCCGAGCGCCGGGTGATCATCTGGAACAAGGCCTGCGAGCGCCTGACCGGCGTCGCCGCCCACGAGGTGATCGGCACCTCCGACCACTGGCGGGCCTTCTACGACGAGGAGCGCTATTGCCTGGCCGATCTGGTGGCGCTGGGCCGCCCCGAATCCATGGACGAGCTCTACGTCACCCATACCGAGCCCAGCGACTGTTCCCACGGTCTCAGGGCCGAGAACTGGTGCGTGATGCCCCAGGTCAAGAAGCGGCTGTATCTGGCGGTGGACGCCGGCCCCATCTTCGACGAGGACGGCAACCTGCTGGCGGTAGTGGAAACCCTGCGCGACCAGACCGAACAGAAACTGGCCCAGATGGCGCTGCAAAGCCTGGCGGTCAAGGACGGGCTGACCGGACTGGCCAACCGCCGCTCCTTCGACGAGAAGCTGGAGGCCGAGTGGCTGCATAACCAGCGCGAAGGCACCTCCATGGCGGTGCTGCTGGTCGATGTGGACCATTTCAAGCTCTACAACGACACCTACGGCCACCAGAAGGGCGATTCCTGCCTGAAGGCGGTGGCCAGCGCGCTGGGCGAACAGGTGTTCCGTCCCTCGGACCTGGCGGCGCGCTACGGCGGCGAGGAATTCGCGGTGATCATGCCCAACACCGGCCTGGACGGCGCCCTGCACGTGGCGGAGCGCATCAGGGACGCGGTCCTGGCCCTCGCCATGCCCCACGGCGCCAGCCTGACCGCCGATTGCGTCACCCTGTCCATCGGCGCCGCCGCCTTCGTGCCCACCGAGGAACACCGGGCCGAGGATCTGGTGGCCGCCGCCGACGCGGCGCTCTACCGCGCCAAGCACCAGGGCCGCAACCGGGTGGTCAGCACCGACCGCATCGAGGAACTGGCGGAGGCTTGA
- a CDS encoding DHA2 family efflux MFS transporter permease subunit, with the protein MTTTPAPPSINPNDRVVTLHDWVGFMAMVVGMFMAILDIQIVASSIAQIQAGISASAEEISWVQTAYLIAEVVMIPLSGWLARVVSTRYLFFASCVTFTLASAACAVSWSIESMIAFRAVQGFLGGAMIPTVFASTYIIFPPRMQAGMSVVIGLTATMAPTIGPTLGGWLTETWSWHWLFLVNVVPGAAVATLVWLFGRRDKPQLHMLKGFDLTGIILVAVFLGALQYVLEEGPGDDWFEDRRIVLVSLISALAGLGFVWRELTARNPVVDLRAFSDSNFTVGCLYSFIIGIGLYGSVYVIPLYLGRVRGYSALEIGLTMMVTGAFQALSAPLAGNLARHMDLRYMLGLGLALFGGGLWLNSHLTSEWGYWEMFLPQAVRGLSLMFCFVPINAVALGHLPADKVQNASGLYNLMRNLGGAIGLAAINTVLTHRLDLHLNRLSETLTAARGSAQLMLDGLVGRLTPLLDGGAERAALKLLSQLARREAMTMAFGDALLLMGAVFALGLLLLPLLQPVRHPSAGGGGH; encoded by the coding sequence ATGACAACCACGCCAGCGCCCCCCTCCATCAATCCCAACGACCGCGTTGTCACGCTGCACGATTGGGTGGGCTTCATGGCCATGGTGGTGGGCATGTTCATGGCGATCCTGGACATCCAGATCGTCGCGTCGTCCATCGCCCAGATCCAGGCCGGCATCTCGGCCTCGGCCGAGGAGATCAGCTGGGTGCAGACCGCCTATCTGATCGCCGAGGTGGTGATGATCCCGCTGTCGGGCTGGCTGGCCCGGGTGGTGTCCACCCGCTACCTGTTCTTCGCCTCCTGCGTCACCTTTACCCTGGCCAGCGCCGCCTGCGCCGTGTCGTGGAGCATCGAATCCATGATCGCCTTCCGCGCCGTCCAGGGCTTTCTGGGCGGCGCCATGATTCCCACGGTCTTCGCGTCCACCTACATCATCTTTCCGCCGCGCATGCAGGCCGGCATGTCGGTGGTCATCGGGCTCACCGCCACCATGGCGCCCACCATCGGCCCGACGCTGGGCGGCTGGCTGACCGAGACCTGGAGCTGGCACTGGCTGTTCCTGGTCAACGTGGTGCCGGGCGCGGCGGTCGCCACCCTGGTCTGGCTGTTCGGCCGCCGGGACAAGCCGCAGCTTCATATGCTGAAGGGCTTCGACCTGACCGGCATCATTCTGGTGGCGGTGTTCCTGGGCGCACTGCAATACGTGCTGGAGGAAGGCCCCGGCGACGACTGGTTCGAGGACCGCCGCATCGTGCTGGTGTCGCTGATCTCGGCCCTGGCCGGGCTGGGATTCGTCTGGCGGGAGTTGACCGCGCGCAATCCGGTGGTGGACCTGCGCGCCTTTTCCGACAGCAATTTCACGGTGGGCTGCCTCTATTCCTTCATCATCGGCATCGGGCTCTACGGCTCGGTCTACGTCATCCCGCTTTATCTCGGAAGGGTACGGGGCTATTCCGCGCTGGAGATCGGGCTGACCATGATGGTCACCGGCGCCTTCCAGGCCCTGTCGGCGCCGCTGGCCGGCAATCTGGCTCGCCACATGGACCTGCGCTACATGCTGGGCCTGGGCCTTGCCCTGTTCGGCGGCGGTCTGTGGCTGAACAGCCATCTCACCTCGGAATGGGGCTATTGGGAGATGTTCCTGCCCCAGGCGGTGCGCGGCCTGTCCCTGATGTTCTGCTTCGTGCCCATCAACGCCGTGGCGCTGGGGCATCTGCCCGCCGACAAGGTGCAGAACGCGTCGGGCCTTTACAACCTGATGCGCAATCTGGGGGGAGCCATCGGGCTGGCCGCCATCAACACGGTGCTGACCCACCGCCTCGACCTTCACCTGAACCGCCTGTCCGAGACCCTGACCGCGGCAAGGGGGTCGGCGCAGCTGATGCTGGACGGCCTCGTCGGCCGCCTGACGCCCCTGCTGGACGGCGGCGCCGAGCGGGCGGCGCTGAAGCTCCTGTCGCAGCTGGCCCGGCGCGAGGCCATGACCATGGCCTTCGGCGACGCCCTGCTGCTGATGGGGGCGGTGTTCGCCCTGGGCCTGCTGCTGCTGCCCCTGCTGCAGCCGGTCCGACACCCCAGCGCGGGTGGCGGCGGACATTGA
- a CDS encoding HlyD family secretion protein, which yields MKKPIALAAALALASVAGWSAYRWSQDWRWMESTDDAYVDGDITTVSPKVAGHVVELVARDNRPVAKGDVLLRIDPRDYRARVDEATGQVKARLAQLIQIDDKVAVQEAVITQSGASISAARAEMVRAKADYERSRRLVREDYVSRQRFDISQADAARAEAGLTGSGAGLQAARRQLAVLSSERHVALAQLEQAKATLSVAETELEATTIRAPLDGVVGNRAVRDGQYVRPGQQLLAVVPLSDVWIDANFKETQIGRMKPGNRVEIKVDAFPDAVIGGRVDSFAPASGAKFSLLPPENATGNFTKVVQRIPVRIRVDHDSPLAGQLRPGLSVVVKVDTREQK from the coding sequence ATGAAGAAGCCCATCGCCCTTGCCGCCGCCCTTGCCCTCGCTTCCGTCGCGGGATGGAGCGCCTATCGCTGGTCCCAGGACTGGCGCTGGATGGAATCCACCGACGACGCCTATGTGGACGGCGACATCACCACCGTTTCCCCCAAGGTGGCGGGCCATGTGGTGGAACTGGTGGCCCGGGACAACCGCCCGGTGGCCAAGGGCGACGTGCTGCTGCGCATCGATCCCCGCGACTACCGCGCCCGGGTGGACGAGGCCACGGGGCAGGTCAAGGCCCGGCTGGCCCAGTTGATCCAGATCGACGACAAGGTGGCGGTGCAAGAAGCGGTGATCACCCAGTCGGGAGCCTCCATCTCCGCCGCCCGGGCCGAGATGGTGCGCGCCAAGGCCGATTACGAGCGGTCGCGGCGTCTGGTGCGCGAGGATTACGTCAGCCGCCAGCGCTTCGACATTTCCCAGGCCGACGCCGCCCGCGCCGAGGCCGGCCTGACCGGATCGGGGGCGGGATTGCAGGCGGCGCGCCGCCAGCTGGCGGTGCTGAGCTCCGAGCGCCATGTGGCCCTGGCCCAGTTGGAGCAGGCCAAGGCCACCCTGAGCGTGGCTGAGACCGAGCTGGAGGCCACCACCATCCGCGCCCCCTTGGACGGCGTGGTCGGCAATCGGGCGGTGCGCGACGGCCAGTACGTGCGGCCCGGCCAGCAATTGCTGGCGGTGGTGCCGCTCTCCGATGTGTGGATCGACGCCAATTTCAAGGAAACCCAGATCGGCCGCATGAAACCCGGCAACCGGGTGGAGATCAAGGTCGACGCCTTCCCCGACGCGGTGATCGGCGGGCGGGTGGACAGCTTCGCCCCGGCGTCCGGGGCCAAGTTCAGCCTGCTGCCGCCCGAGAACGCCACCGGCAACTTCACCAAGGTGGTGCAGCGCATTCCCGTCCGCATTCGGGTCGACCATGACAGCCCGCTGGCCGGACAACTGCGCCCCGGCCTGTCGGTGGTGGTCAAGGTGGACACGCGGGAGCAGAAGTGA
- a CDS encoding DUF1476 domain-containing protein: MSLDKALHDSKLAHDHDRAFRARARGVKKTGLWAAERLGLSGAAAEEFARSVVATDFDEPGDEDVIGRLRVDLADTGVSEADIRATLIRCLTEAETGTA, translated from the coding sequence ATGTCCCTGGACAAGGCGCTTCACGACAGCAAACTGGCCCACGACCATGATCGGGCGTTCAGGGCCCGGGCCCGTGGCGTCAAGAAGACGGGATTGTGGGCGGCGGAACGGCTGGGCCTGTCGGGCGCCGCCGCCGAGGAATTCGCCCGCAGCGTGGTCGCCACCGATTTCGACGAGCCGGGCGACGAGGACGTCATCGGCCGCCTGCGGGTTGACCTGGCCGATACCGGCGTATCCGAGGCCGACATCCGTGCGACCCTGATCCGCTGCCTGACCGAGGCGGAGACCGGTACGGCCTAG
- a CDS encoding TerC family protein, with protein MEVLLGGLAVTFLGKAAWLWLVFLGLVVVLLVLDLGVLHRKEREIGVGESLVLSLGYITVGLAFGAWIWSTMGAEAGLNYLTGFAVEKSLALDNIFVISMIFSYFAVPRRHQHRVLFWGVLGVIVLRGIMIALGAALVERFDWILWLFGAFLAITGIKMLVMADKPPSDLADNPVLRFLRRRMRVTPELRGNHFFVREATADGRVVWWATPLFLCLILVELADIVFAVDSVPAIFAITTDPYIVYTSNIFAILGLRALYFALAAMILRFAYLKYALALVLVFIGGKIFWAQVYGKPDPAIALAVTIGLIGGGVVVSLWRSRNDAPPVPEDGRAG; from the coding sequence ATGGAAGTTCTTCTCGGCGGGTTGGCCGTCACGTTTCTGGGCAAGGCGGCGTGGCTGTGGCTGGTGTTCCTGGGGCTGGTCGTCGTGCTGCTGGTGCTCGATCTGGGCGTCCTGCACCGCAAGGAGCGCGAAATCGGGGTGGGCGAAAGCCTGGTGCTCAGCCTGGGCTACATCACGGTCGGCCTGGCCTTCGGGGCGTGGATCTGGTCCACCATGGGGGCCGAGGCCGGGCTCAACTACCTGACCGGGTTCGCCGTGGAAAAGAGCCTGGCGCTGGACAACATCTTCGTCATCTCCATGATCTTCTCCTACTTCGCGGTCCCCCGGCGGCACCAGCACAGGGTGCTGTTCTGGGGCGTGCTGGGGGTGATCGTCCTGCGCGGCATCATGATCGCCCTGGGCGCCGCCCTGGTGGAACGCTTCGACTGGATTCTGTGGCTGTTCGGCGCCTTCCTGGCCATCACCGGCATCAAGATGCTGGTCATGGCCGACAAGCCGCCCTCGGACCTGGCCGACAATCCCGTGCTCCGCTTCCTGCGCCGCCGCATGCGGGTGACGCCCGAACTTCGCGGCAACCACTTCTTCGTGCGGGAAGCCACTGCCGACGGCCGCGTGGTGTGGTGGGCGACGCCCCTGTTCCTGTGCCTGATCCTGGTGGAACTGGCCGACATCGTCTTCGCGGTGGACAGCGTGCCCGCCATCTTCGCCATCACTACCGATCCCTATATCGTCTACACCTCGAACATCTTCGCCATCCTGGGGCTGCGGGCCCTGTACTTCGCCCTGGCTGCCATGATCCTCCGCTTCGCCTATCTCAAATACGCCCTGGCCCTGGTGCTGGTGTTCATCGGCGGCAAGATCTTCTGGGCGCAAGTTTACGGCAAGCCCGATCCGGCCATCGCCCTGGCCGTCACCATCGGCCTGATCGGCGGCGGCGTCGTGGTTTCCCTGTGGCGGTCGCGCAACGACGCCCCGCCGGTGCCCGAAGACGGGAGGGCCGGGTGA
- a CDS encoding pirin family protein, whose translation MTLSLRPAAARGHAEHGWLSSRHTFSFADYFDPAQMGFRTLRVINEDWVAPQTGFGTHPHRDMEILTYVIAGAVAHKDSTGGEGIIRRGEVQVMSAGTGIRHSEMNPLADETLHLLQIWILPEAQRLPPRYDQAVFDDEDKRDRLRLIASRDGREGSLVLHQDASVYAAILSPGQRLSHDLGAGRGAWVQVVAGALAVNGHVLSAGDGLAIENEAAVSLASENGAEIVLFDLG comes from the coding sequence ATGACACTCTCCCTGCGCCCCGCCGCCGCCCGCGGCCACGCCGAGCATGGCTGGCTCAGCAGCCGCCATACCTTTTCCTTCGCCGATTACTTCGATCCGGCCCAGATGGGGTTTCGCACCCTGCGGGTGATCAACGAGGATTGGGTGGCGCCCCAGACCGGTTTCGGCACCCACCCCCACCGCGACATGGAGATCCTGACCTACGTCATCGCCGGGGCGGTGGCCCACAAGGACAGCACCGGCGGCGAAGGCATCATCCGCCGGGGCGAGGTCCAGGTGATGAGCGCCGGCACCGGCATTCGCCATTCCGAGATGAACCCGCTGGCGGACGAGACGCTGCACCTGCTGCAGATCTGGATTCTGCCCGAAGCGCAGCGTCTGCCTCCCCGCTATGACCAGGCGGTGTTCGACGACGAGGACAAGCGCGACCGGCTGCGGCTGATCGCGTCGCGCGACGGACGGGAGGGATCGCTGGTGCTGCACCAGGACGCTTCGGTTTATGCCGCCATCCTCAGCCCCGGTCAGCGTCTGTCCCATGACCTGGGGGCGGGGCGCGGCGCCTGGGTCCAGGTGGTGGCGGGCGCCCTGGCGGTCAACGGCCATGTTCTGTCGGCCGGCGACGGCCTCGCCATCGAGAACGAGGCGGCGGTGAGCCTGGCGTCGGAGAACGGGGCGGAGATCGTGCTGTTCGACCTGGGGTGA